A single region of the Gossypium arboreum isolate Shixiya-1 chromosome 12, ASM2569848v2, whole genome shotgun sequence genome encodes:
- the LOC108478155 gene encoding cytokinin hydroxylase-like, translated as MGFFLLFQLFFTIAIISFSLHFFSTLIFSCWVLPIRAYNKIKKNGFTGPIPSFPMGNITEMKNSMNINVSSSLNVISHDIHSTVFPYFARWQKSYGKLFIYWLGTEPFLYVAEPEFLKNMSAGVLGKSWGKPKVFKHDREPMFGSGLVMVEGDEWVRHRHVITPAFSPSNLKAMASLMVEPTTKMLDQWATLISSGYPEIDVEREITTTAGEIIARTSFGLSYQNENKVFEKLRAMQITLFNSNRYVGVPFSKWMCPKKNLEAKRLGKEIDQLLLSIIDARKKSLDIGTSLQKDLLGLLMEGSLIDGRSGKSLTARELVDECKTFFFGGHETTALALTWTLLLLAMYPDWQNQLRDEIKQVIGDGEIDFTKLADLKKMGWVMKEVLRLYSPAPNAQRQAREDIKVGDLVIPNGTNIWIDVVAMHHDPTLWGDDVNEFQPERFKDDHLYGGCKHKMGFLPFGFGGRMCVGRNLTMMEYKVVLTLMLTRFSFSLSSNYRHSPSILLSLRHRYGLPLLVKPL; from the exons ATGGGGTTTTTCCTGTTATTTCAACTTTTTTTCACCATAGCCATAATAAGTTtttctcttcatttcttctcCACATTGATATTCTCATGCTGGGTTCTACCCATTAGAGCTTACAACAAGATTAAAAAAAATGGATTTACAGGTCCAATCCCTAGTTTTCCAATGGGAAACATCACAGAGATGAAAAACAGTATGAATATAAACGTTTCTTCTTCACTTAATGTTATTTCCCACGATATACACTCCACTGTGTTTCCTTATTTTGCTCGTTGGCAGAAATCATATG GGAAATTGTTCATATACTGGCTGGGGACGGAGCCGTTTTTGTACGTTGCGGAACCGGAGTTTTTAAAGAACATGTCGGCGGGAGTGTTGGGAAAGAGTTGGGGGAAACCCAAAGTGTTTAAACATGATAGGGAGCCTATGTTTGGAAGTGGGTTGGTGATGGTTGAAGGAGATGAGTGGGTTCGCCATCGCCATGTTATTACGCCAGCATTTTCTCCTTCCAACTTAAAG GCTATGGCAAGCTTGATGGTCGAACCGACAACGAAGATGCTAGACCAATGGGCTACTCTAATAAGCTCTGGTTATCCCGAAATCGATGTCGAAAGGGAAATCACAACGACCGCAGGGGAGATCATCGCGAGGACCAGCTTCGGGTTGAGTTACCAAAATGAGAACAAAGTGTTTGAAAAACTAAGAGCCATGCAAATCACCCTTTTCAACTCCAACCGTTATGTTGGCGTTCCATTTAGCAAATGGATGTGCCCTAAGAAAAACCTAGAAGCCAAGAGACTCGGAAAAGAAATCGACCAATTGCTTTTATCTATAATCGATGCCCGTAAAAAGAGTTTGGATATTGGGACATCCCTTCAGAAGGATTTGTTGGGTTTGTTGATGGAAGGTAGCCTCATTGACGGACGGTCGGGGAAGAGCTTGACAGCGAGGGAGCTTGTCGACGAGTGCAAGACTTTCTTCTTCGGCGGCCATGAAACCACTGCATTGGCACTCACTTGGACATTGTTGCTTTTGGCCATGTATCCCGATTGGCAAAACCAATTGAGGGACGAAATTAAACAAGTGATTGGAGATGGAGAGATCGATTTCACTAAGCTTGCTGACTTAAAGAAG ATGGGATGGGTGATGAAAGAAGTGTTAAGACTATACTCGCCAGCACCAAATGCACAAAGACAAGCAAGAGAAGATATAAAGGTGGGTGATCTTGTTATCCCTAATGGAACCAACATCTGGATCGACGTCGTAGCAATGCACCACGATCCGACATTATGGGGCGATGATGTTAACGAGTTTCAGCCAGAAAGGTTTAAAGATGATCATTTATATGGTGGGTGTAAACACAAGATGGGATTTTTGCCATTTGGATTCGGAGGTAGGATGTGTGTTGGAAGGAATTTGACAATGATGGAATATAAAGTTGTATTAACACTTATGCTCACTAGGTTTTCCTTCTCCCTGTCATCAAATTATCGCCATTCACCTTCCATTTTGCTTTCTTTAAGGCATAGATATGGACTGCCCCTCCTAGTTAAACCCCTCTAA
- the LOC108476625 gene encoding pectin acetylesterase 9 isoform X3 — protein sequence MNHEIIGMTIWSVPGGGWCNDISSCLERAKTRRGSTRYMSKLEVFSGILSNNASLNPDFYNWNRVKLRYCDGASFSGDSKFDNGTSLLYFRGQRIWEAIIHDLLPKGLSRARKALLSGCSAGGLATFLHCDNFTKMLPSNASVKCLSDAGFFLDERDISLNYSMRSFYHDLVALQGIEQNLNPNCTRSTSNPKLCFFPQYALNYISTPYFILNSAYDVFQFHHSLVPPSADLHGHWNRCKLDPAACSAYQISVLQGLRRDMLVALYPSYKNSRRDGMFINSCFAHCQSESQDTWFAVDSPRIHNKTIAEAVGDWYFSRKITKEIDCPYPCDKTCHNLIPSPQGAKCNLISITGFTEIDYSFSSKNKFFSIHHIC from the exons ATGAATCACGAGATCATCGGGATGACCATCTGGTCAGTTCCG GGTGGTGGGTGGTGTAATGACATATCATCGTGCCTGGAAAGAGCCAAAACTCGCCGCGGATCGACTCGTTACATGAGCAAGTTAGAAGTCTTCTCTGGCATCTTAAGCAACAACGCCTCTCTCAATCCAG ATTTTTACAACTGGAACCGTGTGAAGCTGAGATATTGTGATGGAGCCTCATTTTCAGGAGATAGCAAGTTTGATAACGGG ACGTCATTGCTTTATTTCAGAGGGCAAAGAATTTGGGAAGCAATTATCCATGATCTTCTACCTAAAGGGTTGTCAAGAGCACGCAAG GCCTTGCTTTCAGGTTGCTCTGCTGGGGGTCTAGCAACCTTTTTGCACTGTGACAACTTCACAAAGATGTTACCAAGCAATGCCAGTGTGAAATGTTTAAGCGATGCTGGATTTTTTCTGGATGA ACGAGACATAAGTTTGAATTATTCTATGAGGTCCTTCTATCATGATCTAGTTGCCTTACAG GGGATAGAGCAAAATCTAAATCCAAATTGCACGAGGTCGACCAGCAATCCAAAGCTG TGTTTCTTTCCCCAGTACGCATTGAACTATATCTCAACACCTTATTTCATCTTGAACTCAGCTTATGATGTATTCCAG TTTCATCAtagtttggttccaccatctgcTGATTTGCACGGACACTGGAATCGTTGCAAGCTTGACCCAGCAGCATGCAGTGCATACCAGATCAGTGTATTGCAAG GTTTGAGGCGTGATATGCTTGTGGCTCTTTACCCATCCTACAAAAATTCAAGAAGAGATGGGATGTTTATAAATTCATGCTTTGCTCATTGCCAAAGTGAGTCACAGGACACATGGTTTGCTGTTGATTCTCCAAGAATACACAATAAG ACCATTGCTGAAGCAGTTGGAGATTGGTACTTTAGCAGAAAAATAACCAAAGAGATTGATTGTCCATATCCATGCGATAAAACTTGCCACAACCTTATACCTTCACCTCAG ggTGCAAAATGCAATCTAATTTCTATTACAG GTTTCACTGAGATAGATTATTCTTTTTCTTCCAAGAACAAATTCTTCAGTATACATCATATCTGTTGA
- the LOC108478803 gene encoding uncharacterized protein LOC108478803: MACTISMKMTLAILALSLFSSCLQATLGEIICEHLDQDTCAYAVASTGKRCVLEKHVKRSGEEEYTCRTSEIEADKINNWIETDQCVKSCGLDRKSFGISSDSLLESRFTEMLCSPQCYNGCPNVIDLYFNLAAGEGIFLPKLCEAQKGNIRRGMSEIRSSGMVAPGPVGGVKFLGVAPAMAPY, encoded by the exons ATGGCTTGCACCATTAGCATGAAGATGACCTTGGCTATCCTTGCTCTCTCATTATTCTCCTCTTGCTTACAAGCCACACTAG GGGAAATTATATGTGAACACCTTGACCAAGACACCTGTGCTTACGCGGTGGCGTCCACAGGCAAGCGCTGTGTGCTCGAGAAGCACGTCAAGAGGAGCGGTGAAGAAGAATACACTTGCCGTACCTCCGAGATCGAAGCCGATAAGATAAACAACTGGATCGAAACCGATCAGTGCGTTAAATCGTGCGGCCTCGACCGGAAATCATTCGGTATCTCCTCCGATTCCCTCCTCGAGTCTCGCTTCACCGAAATGCTTTGCTCTCCTCAATGTTACAATGGCTGCCCCAACGTCATCGATCTTTACTTCAACCTCGCCGCCGGAGAAG GTATTTTTCTTCCGAAATTATGTGAAGCACAAAAAGGAAACATACGTAGAGGAATGTCGGAGATTCGGAGCTCCGGTATGGTTGCCCCGGGACCCGTCGGCGGTGTGAAGTTTTTGGGAGTTGCTCCGGCAATGGCGCCATACTAA